Genomic window (Bradyrhizobium sp. 186):
CTAGCGACCAGGATGCCCAGTTCGTTCGTGCTCACCGCTGCCTGCGCACATCGATGGATTCCGGCGCTAAGGCCGTTCGCGCGGCTCCGCGTTCGCTCCACTCATCCTAATCTAGTGGAGCGCATGCCGCCTGAAGAACGGCTGTTTGGGAGGCGGTGACGTTGTCTCGAAATCCTGATCAGGTTGCCGTAACCGACACTCTAGAACTCCTTCTCGGAGCCATTTTGGATAACGCTCATCGCGGTGTCATCAAGCGCAGCGAGAGGCGCTAGGGCGAACACATCTGTGCAACTGAGTTGGTGCAACTCCATAGGTAAGGCGCTGGGTTAGCGCTGGTTCCGCAGCGAGGCGGAGCCCGAAGCCACGGGACGGCGCAGAGCAGCACACGAAGAGGGAAAACATGTGTGAAGACTGCCCTCCGATTCTGCCTTATCCGATGACGCCGTCTCGCCGTTCGCTAATGCTGTTCACGGCTTCGGCGGCGGGCATGCTGCTGGGCGGTAGGATTGCGGGCGCCATGGAGGCAACAGCGCCGCCAAAACCGGACAACCTTCTCACGCCGGACGCTTCGCTGAAGCGCCTAATGGAAAGCAACGCGCGCTACGTCCAGGGCCTATCACGACGCGACGATTTCAGGCAGGAGCGCGAAGCTTTAATCGGCGGGCAAAATCCATATGCGGCGGTCCTAACCTGCGCCGATTCACGTATCGCACCCGAACATGTTTTCAATAGCGGACTTGGCGATCTGTTCGTCTGCCGTGTCGCTGGTAATTTCGCCAACGATGAAATGCTCGCCAGCATTGAATATGCGGTGGCTGTGCTAAATACCCCGGTGGTCCTGGTACTTGGCCACGATCGCTGCGGCGCCGTCGGTGCTACGATCGAGTCCTTAAGAGAGGGCAAGTCTTTGCCTGGGCACATTCCATCTCTCGCCGCCGCACTTGCGCCCGCGGTAAAAGCGTCTTCCCAGGAAAGCGGGGATGCACTCGCAAATGCGATCCGGCAAAATGTAGTCGACAACGTCAATAAGCTCAAATCGGCGGCTCCGATTTTAAATATAGCAATCGAGCAGAATAGGCTGAAAGTCGTCGGGGGTCTTTATCGGCTCGACACCGGCCGGGTCGAATTGGTAAGCTGACCGTCATCAGAGCGTTAACTTCTGAGCAGTGCCGTTTGAAGCGACAAGGTTGAAAGGTTGTTGTCTCTGCCGCCGAGCCGACCAGATCCTGGTGATCGGAGGGGGACAGATCGTACGCAGCGCGCCGGCGCAGCGCCTTCACGGGGCAAGCCCCCACCCGTGGACAGAATGGATAGTACGTTACGTGCGGACCTGGCTACTTCCAGGAAGCCAGGAGCTTGGACAAATTTGTGCGATCATTTCGTTGAAAGGCCTTGAATCGCACGTAACGTCACATTGTACGATCTTGAAATGAGATCGCGACCTCTGACAAACGAACGTAAGCTACTCCTAGCGTGTGGGGCGATGGCATAACGATCTTGTCGTATTTCGAATTTGCGGCGAACGCTCGCCGTAAATGAGCCGGCGGCAACTCTCCCTTGCCGACGGTCGGCGCGATGTGTAGCAGCGTCGCTCCTCCTAGACTGACTTCGCCCGGCTTCCAAAATGAGGCCGGGCCTTTTTTGCCGTCGGGACGACGTTAGTGCCTTGTCGACGCGCAACTGCTCGATCATCTCGTCCGGAACCAGGCAAACTTGCGAGGTCGAGTCCGGCAAGACAACACGCGTTACGACGACATCGGCACGCTGATTGTAAATCGTCAACACATCGCAGCCTTCGGTTCTACCATACAACGCAACGCTTCCGCAGCCATCAACGACTTGAACGGTTCCGGCCTGTTTTTCCTGTAGACAGGCCATACTGTGCCTTGCGCACGAACACCAATACCGCAACGTACCGACCTGAAGTGGATATCGTGACGCGCACACAACGAACGCATTGGTTTTTGCGTCCCAAAGCCAACTGCTGTGCAGTAGTTCTTATTGTGCAACGGTATCTCTGTGCCTCGAGTCGGCGGGTGCGCGAGATCAGCCGCCGACCGACGCGGAGAAAGACGGTTGCATACAGGACGTGTTTCGCCTGTGTAGCACCCACATCCCGGATCGCACCGCCATCACTGCGTGTCTCAGAGCCAAGCAGGCCAGCTTGAGTCATCAATGTCGCCACGTGATTTCCATTGGCGATACCGCCAAAGAAAAGAACAGGCTCGAAGTGAGGTACTACGAACCATCCTGCACCCTCGATCGCCGCCGCGCGGCGCTCCCCAAACCGAGCCGCAAGGTAATAATTGCGCGGTGGATGGCCGACTCACTGTCAGCAGATAAGCGAGCGGAGCTATCGAAAGCGGACCAACCCGCTCGCAAGTAACGGAAGATCTCGTTTGAGTTGTTTGTTTGGATAGCGAATGCACACACTGCCTTTCGATACAGTCCTTATCGCCAACAGAGGCGAGATCGCCGCCCGCATCATCAAGACATTACGGAAGCTGGGCCTTCGTTCTGCAGTTGTCTACCACGAGGTCGATGCGCGAAGCCCGGCAGTTTCCATGGCCGACACAGCGATTCCTATCAGCGGTCACACGCCGATCGCGGCCTATCTGGACATCGCACAAATTATCGCCGC
Coding sequences:
- a CDS encoding carbonic anhydrase, which encodes MCEDCPPILPYPMTPSRRSLMLFTASAAGMLLGGRIAGAMEATAPPKPDNLLTPDASLKRLMESNARYVQGLSRRDDFRQEREALIGGQNPYAAVLTCADSRIAPEHVFNSGLGDLFVCRVAGNFANDEMLASIEYAVAVLNTPVVLVLGHDRCGAVGATIESLREGKSLPGHIPSLAAALAPAVKASSQESGDALANAIRQNVVDNVNKLKSAAPILNIAIEQNRLKVVGGLYRLDTGRVELVS